The proteins below are encoded in one region of Anaerosporomusa subterranea:
- a CDS encoding ABC transporter substrate-binding protein — MKSKWIALAILAVFALTLVGCGGAKQEDVIKIGHAVALTGDSSMWGIAEKNALEMEIAKINAAGGVLGKKLQLIAYDTRADATEAVNVTKRLVSQDKVAAIIGPGQSGVAIAMSSVTEPGKVPMIGTTPTNPKVTVDDKTNQVRKYSFRTCFIDPFQGTVAAQFATKELKAKTAAVVYDVGSDYSSWLGKYFIEEFTKQGGTIANNEAFRSGELDFRAILGKVKQANPDVIFIPTMQKEAALVMKQARDLGITAKFLGGDGWGSPDLITLGGSAVEGSYFVNLASLDDPDIQKWIADYKAKYNQEPVLPNPVMAVDGLLAVVDAIKKANSADPVKIAEQLEKTKDLPVLTGKLTIDPKTHNPLNKPAVMQEVKGGKFVFKSKVVTQ, encoded by the coding sequence ATGAAAAGCAAATGGATTGCGCTGGCGATTCTTGCCGTTTTTGCCCTGACTTTGGTCGGGTGTGGCGGCGCCAAACAGGAAGACGTTATCAAAATTGGCCATGCCGTAGCTCTGACCGGAGACTCCTCAATGTGGGGTATTGCTGAGAAAAATGCTCTCGAGATGGAAATTGCCAAAATTAACGCCGCTGGTGGTGTGTTGGGCAAGAAACTCCAGCTTATCGCCTATGATACCCGCGCCGATGCGACTGAAGCTGTCAACGTGACTAAGCGATTGGTTAGCCAAGACAAAGTTGCCGCTATTATCGGGCCAGGCCAGAGTGGTGTCGCCATTGCCATGAGCTCTGTTACTGAACCGGGCAAAGTGCCGATGATTGGAACCACCCCGACTAACCCGAAAGTTACCGTTGATGATAAAACCAACCAAGTCCGGAAATACTCTTTCCGCACCTGCTTCATCGATCCGTTCCAAGGCACGGTTGCTGCACAGTTTGCCACTAAGGAACTAAAAGCTAAGACCGCCGCTGTGGTCTATGACGTTGGCTCTGACTATTCTTCCTGGCTAGGCAAATACTTTATTGAAGAGTTCACCAAACAAGGTGGAACAATTGCCAATAACGAAGCCTTCCGGTCAGGTGAACTTGATTTCCGTGCCATTTTGGGCAAAGTGAAGCAAGCCAATCCGGATGTTATCTTTATTCCCACTATGCAAAAAGAAGCCGCTCTGGTCATGAAACAAGCTCGTGACCTAGGTATCACTGCGAAATTCCTCGGCGGTGACGGCTGGGGCAGCCCTGACCTAATCACTCTCGGCGGATCGGCTGTCGAAGGTTCCTATTTTGTTAACCTTGCTAGCTTAGACGATCCTGATATCCAAAAATGGATTGCTGATTACAAAGCTAAGTACAACCAAGAGCCGGTTCTGCCGAATCCGGTTATGGCGGTTGATGGACTACTGGCTGTTGTTGACGCTATCAAGAAAGCCAACAGCGCTGACCCTGTCAAGATTGCCGAACAACTGGAAAAAACCAAAGATCTGCCAGTTCTCACCGGCAAGCTGACGATTGATCCCAAAACCCACAACCCGCTGAATAAACCTGCGGTTATGCAAGAAGTCAAAGGCGGCAAATTTGTCTTTAAGTCCAAGGTTGTTACTCAGTAA
- a CDS encoding methyl-accepting chemotaxis protein — protein MKKSLQMRLIMLIVVVAFLSATMVGAVNMYLSVSSTKDKVAESNQTIASQIASEIERFMIDVQGLVEALAISPTAYSMDAAAVREMIVAAQQKNPQYELIFVMDTNGMQIARTSGNLANRADRAYFKEALSGKTFFTDTYISAFTNAPTITISTPIKNPAGKIVGVFAADISLKAIWEIAAKSTIGQSGYIDVVDYKGTLIAHPNKERVLKNENVATLPYIKDVITGKAGSAEGQSTVGTASLVAYAPMKMLKWGVLTYLPTAEITAMVSKSLVSIALLILVASILAGIAAIYLAKSIIKPLNRLAKDADQIAEGNLSNVISASGVTEVDTLAASLETMRLGLRDIVTNIMKSSEQMAAASEELTASAEQSSQATEQVAVVISEVAHGVSRQTKALDGTAAITEEMSAGVQQIAANANLVENTTDRTTAAAATGRNTVEAAVRQMSKIEESVSGSAQIVAKLGDSSKQIGEIIDTIAGIASQTNLLALNAAIEAARAGEQGRGFAVVAEEVRKLAEGSEQAARQIATIISQIQADTEGAVVAMNQGTKEVAAGANVVQSAGATFNDIANQLGGVSGQIKEITAAIHELAQGSQQIVASVRDIDQVSKQTAEQTETVSAATEEQAAAMGEIASSSQSLAKLAEELQHSIRRFRV, from the coding sequence GTGAAAAAGAGTTTACAGATGCGCCTAATTATGCTAATTGTCGTAGTTGCCTTCTTGTCAGCCACGATGGTCGGCGCAGTCAACATGTATTTGTCGGTCAGTTCGACAAAGGACAAGGTGGCTGAGAGCAACCAAACCATTGCCAGCCAGATCGCCAGTGAAATCGAGCGTTTTATGATCGACGTCCAGGGACTGGTCGAAGCGCTTGCGATTTCACCGACAGCCTACTCCATGGATGCAGCGGCTGTCCGCGAAATGATCGTGGCAGCACAACAGAAAAACCCGCAATATGAACTGATCTTTGTCATGGATACAAACGGCATGCAGATTGCTCGTACCTCTGGCAATTTGGCAAACAGAGCGGATCGCGCTTATTTTAAAGAAGCCTTATCAGGCAAAACCTTCTTTACCGATACCTATATTTCTGCTTTCACCAATGCGCCAACAATCACGATCTCAACACCGATTAAAAATCCAGCTGGGAAAATTGTCGGTGTATTTGCTGCCGATATTAGTTTAAAAGCAATTTGGGAGATTGCCGCCAAAAGCACTATTGGTCAAAGCGGCTATATTGATGTTGTTGACTACAAAGGCACCCTGATCGCCCATCCCAATAAAGAACGAGTCCTCAAGAATGAAAATGTAGCAACACTACCCTATATCAAGGACGTAATCACCGGCAAGGCAGGTAGCGCCGAAGGACAATCGACCGTAGGCACCGCTTCCCTAGTCGCCTACGCGCCGATGAAAATGCTCAAATGGGGTGTGTTAACTTATTTGCCGACTGCGGAAATTACGGCAATGGTATCCAAAAGTCTGGTTAGTATCGCGCTTCTTATTCTCGTCGCATCAATACTTGCCGGCATTGCCGCTATTTATCTTGCCAAAAGTATTATCAAGCCACTCAACCGTTTAGCGAAAGACGCCGATCAGATAGCCGAGGGTAATCTGAGTAACGTCATTAGCGCCAGCGGTGTGACTGAGGTTGATACTCTAGCTGCGTCATTGGAGACGATGCGCCTAGGTTTGCGCGACATCGTAACAAATATCATGAAGTCGTCCGAACAAATGGCTGCTGCTTCCGAAGAGCTCACCGCCAGCGCCGAGCAATCGTCACAAGCGACAGAGCAAGTCGCTGTCGTTATCTCAGAAGTAGCCCACGGTGTATCGAGGCAGACTAAGGCACTGGATGGTACTGCTGCGATAACCGAAGAAATGTCGGCCGGCGTTCAACAGATCGCAGCCAATGCGAATCTGGTGGAAAACACGACAGACAGGACGACTGCCGCAGCAGCTACCGGTCGAAATACGGTAGAGGCAGCAGTCAGGCAAATGAGCAAAATTGAAGAGTCTGTATCCGGCTCAGCGCAAATCGTCGCCAAACTGGGGGATAGCTCCAAACAGATTGGCGAAATTATCGACACGATTGCTGGTATTGCCAGCCAGACAAACCTGCTAGCCCTAAATGCCGCCATTGAGGCAGCTCGGGCCGGCGAGCAAGGCAGAGGCTTCGCGGTCGTGGCCGAAGAAGTGCGCAAGTTGGCTGAAGGCTCTGAGCAAGCGGCAAGGCAAATCGCCACGATCATCAGTCAAATCCAGGCAGACACCGAGGGTGCAGTTGTAGCGATGAATCAGGGTACCAAGGAAGTCGCCGCCGGCGCAAACGTAGTTCAGTCAGCAGGTGCGACATTTAATGATATTGCAAACCAACTTGGCGGCGTCTCCGGCCAAATTAAAGAAATCACGGCCGCCATTCACGAGTTGGCGCAAGGCAGCCAGCAAATTGTCGCTTCTGTGCGCGATATTGACCAAGTTAGCAAGCAAACTGCCGAGCAAACCGAAACCGTGTCAGCAGCAACTGAAGAACAAGCAGCCGCCATGGGCGAAATTGCTTCCTCCAGCCAATCCCTGGCAAAGCTGGCCGAAGAGCTGCAGCATTCCATCAGACGGTTCAGAGTTTAA
- a CDS encoding methyl-accepting chemotaxis protein yields the protein MSIKTKLLTVVFILFVFIVGLLGINFYTFGVLQGDAPAINLSGNMRFRAYKLALLSNQYAAAPAGRKAALGNEIEQEIAFYDTIINGFAKGDATLNLVALSDAASKQEYEKVKTLWEKYKASLRGLKDAPDMQVKVEQINLMVPEYVSEVNQLVNLLDKSSQNKIMMSKQVQVGVSLLGLCAAVFALYIILYKVIRPIRELASSFAQVATGEGDLTVRLDDSRQDEIGEVTKYFNLFIANVQKVIQVSQDTAQQVNQLAELLAKASDESSRAVEHVAITVQNVAEGANTQNENMTALAANTEDVASGIRKMVAHAKDASDLSGESELQANKGGENAKIVSDRTEQLKQTVTEVTGSITRLSEHSKDISQIIDLIKAISGQTNLLALNAAIEAARAGEAGRGFAVVAEEVRKLAEQTNQAANSVTDKILQIQQQVDTVQNANTLLGGELSHIETAVADLASALHEIMSGSASSKQAVEEIALLNEQASANFTAIAASSQGIAGVSKHIAAQSEDSAAAIEEQTASIEEFTATAHQLSQLAMTMDNLVAKFKV from the coding sequence ATGTCAATCAAAACTAAGCTACTGACAGTCGTATTTATACTATTTGTCTTTATTGTCGGCTTGTTAGGAATCAATTTTTATACATTCGGCGTTTTGCAGGGAGATGCGCCAGCGATTAACTTGTCTGGCAATATGCGGTTTCGCGCCTACAAACTTGCTCTGCTCAGCAACCAATACGCTGCGGCACCTGCTGGCCGGAAAGCGGCTTTGGGTAATGAGATTGAGCAGGAGATTGCTTTCTATGACACGATAATCAACGGTTTTGCGAAAGGGGATGCGACGCTAAATCTTGTTGCTCTCAGCGATGCCGCGAGTAAGCAGGAATATGAGAAAGTGAAAACCCTCTGGGAGAAATACAAGGCGTCGCTTCGCGGGCTAAAGGACGCTCCGGATATGCAAGTCAAAGTAGAACAAATTAATTTGATGGTCCCGGAGTATGTGTCAGAAGTCAACCAGCTGGTTAATTTGTTAGACAAAAGTTCGCAAAATAAAATTATGATGTCCAAACAAGTTCAAGTGGGAGTCTCGCTGCTAGGGCTGTGTGCAGCGGTATTTGCCTTGTATATCATTCTTTATAAAGTTATCCGACCAATACGCGAATTGGCGTCTTCCTTCGCTCAGGTGGCAACCGGAGAGGGCGATCTTACGGTTCGCTTGGATGATAGCCGGCAGGACGAAATCGGCGAAGTGACGAAGTACTTCAACCTGTTTATCGCTAATGTGCAAAAAGTCATCCAGGTTTCACAAGATACGGCTCAGCAAGTTAACCAGCTAGCCGAACTTCTTGCTAAGGCGAGCGACGAGAGCAGCAGGGCGGTTGAACATGTGGCGATTACAGTACAAAATGTTGCTGAAGGCGCAAATACGCAAAATGAGAACATGACAGCGTTGGCAGCCAATACGGAAGATGTGGCCAGCGGCATCCGCAAGATGGTTGCCCACGCCAAGGATGCATCCGATCTGTCCGGGGAGTCAGAGCTTCAGGCGAATAAAGGCGGCGAAAACGCCAAGATCGTCAGCGACCGCACCGAACAATTAAAACAAACCGTAACCGAGGTCACAGGCAGTATTACGCGATTATCCGAACACTCGAAAGACATCAGCCAAATTATTGATCTCATTAAAGCAATCTCCGGTCAAACCAACCTGCTTGCCTTGAATGCGGCAATTGAGGCGGCCAGGGCCGGCGAAGCGGGCCGAGGTTTTGCCGTTGTCGCCGAGGAAGTCCGCAAATTGGCAGAGCAGACAAACCAAGCAGCCAACAGCGTCACCGATAAAATCCTGCAGATTCAACAGCAAGTCGATACTGTGCAAAATGCCAATACGCTATTGGGCGGCGAATTATCGCACATCGAAACAGCGGTGGCCGATTTGGCCAGCGCACTGCACGAGATCATGTCCGGGTCGGCAAGCAGCAAACAGGCAGTAGAGGAAATCGCTCTGTTAAACGAACAGGCTTCAGCCAACTTTACGGCGATTGCAGCTTCCTCGCAGGGAATTGCCGGAGTCTCCAAACATATCGCCGCTCAGTCGGAAGATTCAGCGGCAGCTATTGAAGAACAGACCGCGTCAATCGAGGAGTTCACTGCAACGGCTCACCAGCTCTCCCAATTGGCAATGACAATGGATAATTTGGTAGCAAAATTTAAGGTATAA
- a CDS encoding serine hydrolase yields the protein MRKLYGIVLLLAGLMMAGTTTCAAGPLWDEIYRDVRGFDGKVGVYAKNLKTGKKLDINEHDIFPTASTSKLVVALASYKYLYPTASPDKKAWYDEGIRQMMVVSDNEYFAAILSEVDEKKSDVLNRVTRDLGLSRTLIHNEAAFRKYQYHSVTTAYEMAKVFEAINNERYIGKEKSRKMKAELANSIFDEEIPRFMQTPVMHKVGELDDVLCDVGIVDDGKDAILISVYTSTKRPVAYASDFIANISAKLYNELRRPAGR from the coding sequence ATGAGAAAACTATATGGCATTGTACTGCTGCTGGCAGGTCTTATGATGGCCGGCACGACGACGTGTGCTGCTGGGCCACTTTGGGATGAGATATATCGCGATGTTCGGGGATTTGATGGCAAGGTTGGGGTATATGCTAAAAATCTTAAGACTGGCAAAAAGCTCGATATCAATGAACACGACATTTTCCCGACCGCGTCAACCAGTAAACTGGTAGTCGCGTTGGCGTCGTATAAATATCTCTATCCAACAGCATCGCCGGATAAGAAAGCCTGGTATGATGAAGGTATTCGCCAAATGATGGTAGTAAGCGACAACGAGTATTTCGCAGCCATCTTATCTGAGGTGGATGAGAAGAAATCAGATGTTCTGAACCGAGTGACCAGAGATCTCGGCTTATCCCGCACGCTCATTCATAACGAGGCCGCATTCCGCAAATACCAATATCACAGCGTAACAACTGCCTACGAGATGGCCAAGGTATTTGAAGCCATTAACAACGAACGTTACATAGGCAAGGAAAAGTCGCGCAAAATGAAAGCAGAGCTGGCAAATTCTATTTTTGATGAAGAAATTCCACGCTTCATGCAGACTCCTGTCATGCATAAAGTCGGTGAGTTGGATGATGTGCTGTGCGACGTCGGGATCGTCGATGATGGTAAGGATGCGATCCTGATCAGTGTATACACTAGCACTAAGCGTCCTGTAGCCTATGCGAGCGATTTTATCGCGAATATATCAGCGAAGCTCTACAATGAACTCAGACGCCCGGCAGGGCGTTAA
- a CDS encoding M20 family metallopeptidase — MRKRIIAATFVLVLLLALPVMAAEKQEVYSNVESMSQKLFEINDFIHDNPETGNQEFKAVELLTKTLEDNGFTVERGVAGLKTAFVATYVHKGGGPTIGFLAEYDALDKLGHGCGHSIIGTAGIGAGIALSKSLGDTPATIIVYGTPAEETTSGKLPMVAAGLFDKLDVALMTHPGDRTTVGSKSLALNLVDFVFEGKASHAAASPEKGISALDGVMMLFNGVEYLREHVRSDTRIHGIVTDGGAAANIVPERAAARFYVRGADRNYLNGVVERVYNVARGAALATGTKVTIKEIKAYDNKVLVESLNNVLLENAKAVGATQILPPPESTGSTDFGSVTFRVPGAELGIAFVPVGTPGHSKDFVAAGTTETGHAALITATKTLAGTGYDLITKPELLKQVKADFKALSASK, encoded by the coding sequence ATGCGGAAACGGATTATTGCCGCTACATTTGTTTTGGTTCTATTGCTTGCGCTTCCAGTCATGGCGGCGGAAAAACAGGAGGTCTATAGCAATGTCGAGTCAATGAGTCAGAAACTATTTGAAATCAATGACTTCATTCATGACAATCCGGAGACAGGCAACCAGGAATTCAAAGCTGTTGAACTCCTGACAAAAACACTCGAAGATAATGGATTCACCGTGGAAAGAGGGGTAGCCGGACTAAAAACCGCGTTCGTCGCGACTTATGTCCACAAAGGCGGCGGCCCGACCATTGGCTTTCTGGCCGAATATGATGCATTAGATAAACTTGGCCATGGCTGCGGCCATAGCATTATTGGCACGGCAGGTATCGGCGCCGGGATTGCCTTGTCAAAGAGCTTAGGTGACACGCCGGCAACTATTATCGTGTACGGCACCCCGGCGGAAGAGACGACAAGTGGCAAGTTACCCATGGTTGCAGCTGGCTTATTCGACAAACTGGATGTCGCCCTAATGACCCATCCAGGAGATCGGACAACAGTAGGCTCCAAATCGCTTGCCTTAAACCTTGTTGATTTTGTCTTTGAAGGAAAAGCTTCGCACGCCGCTGCCTCACCAGAAAAAGGCATCAGCGCTCTTGATGGGGTGATGATGCTGTTTAATGGCGTCGAGTACCTCCGCGAACATGTACGTTCGGACACCCGCATTCACGGTATTGTCACCGACGGAGGAGCGGCTGCCAATATCGTTCCAGAACGCGCTGCAGCTCGCTTCTACGTTCGCGGCGCTGACCGTAACTACCTCAACGGGGTGGTCGAGCGCGTATACAACGTAGCGCGCGGAGCGGCTCTAGCAACTGGAACTAAGGTAACTATTAAGGAAATCAAAGCCTATGACAACAAAGTGCTTGTCGAAAGTCTAAACAACGTATTGCTAGAAAACGCTAAAGCAGTTGGCGCGACCCAAATTCTGCCTCCGCCTGAGAGTACCGGCTCAACTGACTTCGGCTCTGTCACTTTCCGGGTCCCGGGAGCCGAATTAGGCATAGCCTTCGTGCCAGTTGGAACTCCTGGTCACTCCAAGGATTTCGTAGCGGCGGGAACGACTGAAACTGGCCATGCAGCACTGATCACTGCAACCAAAACGCTGGCAGGAACAGGCTATGACCTAATTACTAAGCCCGAACTGCTGAAGCAGGTGAAGGCAGACTTCAAAGCTCTGTCAGCCAGCAAGTAA
- a CDS encoding CYTH and CHAD domain-containing protein → MPDYFETELKLKVLQPGDNVLQAFQNSEYIGQLVPENAWTTTRMEAWYYDTAEQSLQKAGIAYRVRREGDNWVATVKANGSSDGGLHQREEWNLASPDCEPRPELFAELPIGPKLLDTIGDQPLQPLFATVFERYAAEVSFEAARVELAVDEGKILAGELSEPIREVELELKEGQPVALLRLGAAIAREIPLAPEPKSKYFRALLLAGLAEQQPKPVVDLPIQTALADGLSLLMSVAVGKLFSTYQAFLAHSDEPRHAYQMRVKLRRLRSLLVFAKPCIPLEDFQTWKQMLAEWGRVFGPLRDLDVLAVEWEELCNSPYITFDSRPWLGDTISKRRLAQLEQVSQTINQGRLSAELLELWAWSEGHPWQPGEYPSTIGAFARWRIGGWLAALLDAGKTANWENDQELHALRLRLKRIRYTLAAMPFYTDRRSIKLLTEIKAMQDLFGTLNDRAVAGRLLTTLARGATRAVYRDIGILSGWQGRGEQSARSQLQRQWRNFRQAAKRWLDA, encoded by the coding sequence ATGCCAGATTACTTCGAAACCGAACTCAAATTAAAAGTGCTCCAGCCTGGCGACAATGTCTTGCAGGCCTTTCAGAATTCGGAATATATAGGTCAGTTGGTGCCGGAGAATGCTTGGACGACCACGCGCATGGAAGCCTGGTATTATGATACAGCCGAACAGTCTTTGCAAAAAGCCGGTATCGCCTATCGGGTACGTCGTGAGGGCGATAACTGGGTTGCAACGGTAAAGGCAAACGGCTCGTCTGATGGCGGTCTGCATCAACGCGAAGAATGGAATCTGGCTAGTCCTGATTGCGAACCTAGACCAGAATTGTTTGCTGAGTTGCCAATCGGACCTAAGCTATTAGACACTATTGGCGATCAGCCGCTGCAACCACTGTTTGCAACCGTGTTTGAGCGTTATGCGGCTGAAGTTTCTTTCGAAGCTGCGCGAGTCGAATTGGCTGTTGATGAAGGCAAGATTTTGGCAGGTGAACTGTCAGAGCCCATTCGCGAAGTGGAATTAGAGCTGAAAGAAGGGCAACCGGTAGCTTTGCTAAGGTTGGGAGCTGCTATCGCCCGTGAAATACCGCTCGCCCCTGAGCCTAAATCCAAGTACTTCCGCGCATTGCTGTTGGCCGGATTAGCAGAACAGCAACCTAAACCGGTAGTTGATTTACCGATACAAACAGCGTTGGCAGATGGTCTATCACTGCTAATGTCTGTCGCAGTAGGCAAATTGTTTTCCACCTATCAGGCTTTTTTGGCGCATTCAGACGAGCCCAGACACGCGTATCAAATGCGAGTGAAGCTTCGGCGTCTTCGCTCCTTATTAGTGTTTGCCAAGCCATGCATACCTTTGGAGGACTTTCAAACCTGGAAACAGATGCTGGCTGAGTGGGGGCGTGTTTTTGGTCCACTGCGGGATCTTGATGTGCTGGCTGTTGAGTGGGAGGAATTGTGTAATAGCCCTTACATTACCTTTGACAGTAGGCCGTGGTTAGGAGACACTATTAGTAAACGGCGCTTGGCTCAACTGGAGCAGGTAAGCCAGACCATCAACCAGGGCCGCTTAAGTGCAGAGCTATTAGAACTGTGGGCATGGTCTGAAGGACACCCCTGGCAACCAGGAGAATATCCTTCGACAATTGGCGCTTTTGCTCGCTGGCGCATTGGCGGCTGGTTAGCTGCTTTGCTTGACGCTGGCAAAACAGCTAATTGGGAAAACGATCAAGAACTGCATGCTTTACGCCTACGACTGAAGCGGATTCGCTATACGCTGGCAGCCATGCCGTTTTACACTGATCGCCGATCCATAAAATTATTGACTGAGATAAAAGCGATGCAAGATCTGTTTGGTACTCTGAATGACCGCGCAGTTGCCGGCCGGCTGCTGACAACTTTAGCGAGGGGCGCCACCAGAGCGGTGTACCGGGATATCGGCATCCTCTCCGGCTGGCAAGGCAGGGGTGAACAATCTGCACGCAGCCAACTGCAGAGACAATGGAGGAATTTCAGGCAGGCAGCCAAACGCTGGTTAGACGCATAA
- a CDS encoding SixA phosphatase family protein: MEILLMRHGKAEPPHRTDYDRELTAAGRQRILSASLGLKQILGGKPLIIWTSHLPRARQTADIIAETLGVTAISEHEAIYSGDLDSLITGIIDLPEDSMLLIIGHEPCLSGWSERISGVLLPFKPGAVACYKISHRQPLIGKLRWFALPKVLAHWGMSESNAGEGENACQITSKPNSN; this comes from the coding sequence TTGGAAATATTGCTGATGCGCCATGGCAAGGCTGAACCGCCGCACCGGACCGATTATGACCGTGAATTGACTGCGGCGGGGCGGCAGCGTATTCTCAGTGCCTCACTCGGGTTGAAGCAGATACTGGGCGGCAAACCGCTTATTATTTGGACAAGCCATTTGCCGAGAGCAAGACAGACTGCTGATATTATTGCCGAGACACTGGGCGTAACTGCAATTAGTGAGCACGAAGCCATCTATAGTGGCGACCTCGACAGCTTGATAACCGGCATTATCGATCTGCCTGAAGACAGTATGCTGCTTATCATCGGTCACGAACCTTGTCTCAGTGGTTGGTCTGAACGAATTAGCGGCGTATTGCTTCCCTTTAAACCGGGTGCTGTCGCTTGTTATAAGATCAGCCATCGGCAACCGCTCATTGGCAAACTTCGTTGGTTTGCTTTACCGAAGGTTCTGGCGCATTGGGGCATGAGCGAATCTAACGCCGGAGAAGGAGAAAATGCATGCCAGATTACTTCGAAACCGAACTCAAATTAA
- a CDS encoding DUF362 domain-containing protein, protein MTEKVALAVCETYWYAEVEKAVAELFAVWGGVSALVSPGETVLLKPNIVEGLPPERAVTTHPEIVRAVIRQVKQAGAKPVVGESPGVSGTRKAAERCGIWAVCQEEGVELLLFEEATPVAFPDGKMIKKFSLAKDLYSVDKVISLAKMKTHTFMDITGGVKNLFGFIVGADKAQFHLRLKCRSEFAAMLVDLNQLVAPIFYLVDGVVGMEGNGPRNGIPKQAGLLLGGTNGFAVDLVMADVMGFPAEKLPVAAEAIRQGVTAGLSAIERTGSARNVKVPFVRPRNLESLDGRLPSWFVSFGQQQLTARPAIESNCVGCSRCVRHCPPQAMVIKEGKAVIDYSRCIRCYCCQELCPHNAVSLREGFILRGVRRGIRWLR, encoded by the coding sequence ATGACGGAGAAGGTGGCTTTGGCTGTTTGCGAAACTTATTGGTATGCTGAGGTTGAGAAAGCGGTTGCCGAACTGTTCGCGGTTTGGGGCGGCGTTAGCGCCTTGGTTTCGCCGGGTGAGACTGTGTTGTTAAAGCCGAATATTGTTGAGGGTTTGCCGCCAGAGCGGGCGGTGACGACTCATCCTGAGATCGTGCGTGCAGTCATTCGCCAAGTGAAGCAAGCTGGTGCAAAGCCGGTGGTGGGCGAGTCGCCTGGAGTGAGCGGAACCCGCAAAGCAGCTGAACGTTGCGGTATCTGGGCGGTGTGCCAGGAAGAAGGCGTGGAACTGCTGCTGTTTGAGGAAGCAACTCCCGTTGCCTTCCCGGATGGTAAAATGATCAAGAAATTCAGTTTGGCGAAGGACCTATATTCTGTCGATAAAGTGATCTCGCTGGCAAAGATGAAGACTCACACATTTATGGATATCACCGGCGGAGTGAAGAATTTATTTGGGTTTATCGTAGGCGCTGATAAAGCGCAGTTCCATTTGCGGTTAAAGTGCCGCAGTGAGTTTGCCGCCATGCTAGTCGATTTGAACCAACTGGTAGCGCCGATTTTCTATCTGGTTGACGGAGTTGTCGGCATGGAAGGGAATGGTCCGCGTAATGGTATTCCGAAGCAGGCAGGCTTGCTCTTGGGCGGGACCAACGGTTTTGCTGTTGATTTGGTGATGGCTGATGTGATGGGCTTTCCGGCTGAAAAACTGCCGGTTGCGGCAGAGGCTATACGACAGGGAGTAACAGCCGGGCTATCGGCAATTGAGCGGACCGGTAGCGCGCGGAACGTAAAAGTTCCGTTTGTCCGACCCCGTAACTTGGAATCACTTGACGGCCGTCTGCCATCTTGGTTTGTCAGCTTCGGTCAGCAACAACTGACAGCACGTCCGGCGATTGAGTCCAACTGCGTAGGCTGCAGTCGTTGTGTTAGACATTGTCCGCCCCAGGCTATGGTTATCAAGGAGGGCAAGGCGGTCATTGATTATTCGCGCTGTATTCGCTGCTACTGCTGCCAAGAGCTGTGCCCCCATAACGCCGTGTCGCTGCGCGAAGGCTTTATACTGCGCGGCGTCCGGCGGGGAATCCGCTGGCTACGGTGA